In Tachysurus vachellii isolate PV-2020 chromosome 1, HZAU_Pvac_v1, whole genome shotgun sequence, a genomic segment contains:
- the LOC132842929 gene encoding collagen alpha-1(XI) chain-like, with amino-acid sequence MRTIDQQQPAKTSATRRRRESNLQPWRCERQKTRNPISNWPKESPGTWFSEFKRGKILSYVDVEESSISGVQMTFLKLLSSAARQNFTYICHQSVTWFDAKANDYNKALRFLGSNDEEMSHDNNPFIKAVYDACLQKQGYARTVLEINTPRIDQVPIIDVMLNDFGDPNQRFGFEVGPVCFLG; translated from the exons cacaaggcggaggcgggaatcgaacctccaaccctggaggtgtgag agacagaaaACAAGGAATCCAATATCCAACTGGCCAAAAGAGTCTCCAGGGACGTGGTTCAGTGAATTCAAGCGCGGTAAAATC CTCTCGTATGTGGATGTAGAGGAGAGTTCCATCAGCGGTGTTCAGATGACGTTCCTCAAGTTGCTGAGTTCTGCAGCAAGACAGAACTTCACCTACATCTGCCACCAGTCAGTCACCTGGTTCGATGCTAAAGCCAACGATTACAACAAAGCGCTGCGCTTCCTCGGCTCCAACGATGAAGAAATGTCTCACGACAACAATCCCTTCATCAAGGCTGTGTACGACGCCTGCTTG CAAAAGCAGGGCTACGCTAGAACCGTGCTGGAGATTAACACACCACGCATCGACCAGGTTCCCATCATCGACGTCATGCTGAACGATTTCGGGGATCCAAACCAGAGATTCGGCTTTGAGGTCGGTCCTGTCTGCTTCCTCGGGTGA